One window of Dehalobacterium formicoaceticum genomic DNA carries:
- a CDS encoding anthranilate synthase component II translates to MILLIDNYDSFSYNLYQLIGSINPDIKVIRNDDMTTDEIDALRPEAIIISPGPGRPEAAGICIETVLRFGDQYPILGVCLGHQAICQAFGATVSYAKELMHGKQSRTFLDTDSALFKGLPEVIPVARYHSLAVIEDTIPQCLRIIARTEDGEIMGVKHQEYNLFGLQFHPESIMTPDGPQMLRNFLKEISERNY, encoded by the coding sequence ATGATCCTCTTGATCGATAATTATGACAGCTTTTCTTATAACCTTTATCAGCTGATCGGCTCAATTAATCCCGATATTAAAGTGATCCGAAACGATGATATGACGACAGATGAAATTGATGCTTTGCGACCGGAAGCGATCATCATTTCGCCCGGTCCCGGCAGACCGGAGGCTGCTGGGATCTGTATTGAAACTGTACTTCGCTTTGGTGATCAATATCCAATACTGGGCGTTTGTCTGGGCCATCAGGCCATTTGCCAAGCATTCGGCGCCACGGTATCTTACGCAAAAGAGCTGATGCACGGTAAGCAATCCAGGACATTTCTTGATACGGACAGCGCCTTGTTTAAGGGTTTGCCGGAGGTCATTCCGGTGGCGAGATACCACTCTCTGGCCGTTATTGAGGACACGATCCCCCAATGTCTAAGGATCATCGCCCGTACAGAGGACGGTGAAATAATGGGTGTAAAGCATCAAGAATATAACCTTTTCGGGCTGCAGTTTCATCCGGAGTCCATCATGACACCGGATGGCCCGCAGATGCTGAGAAATTTTCTGAAAGAAATTTCTGAAAGAAATTACTGA
- a CDS encoding CynX/NimT family MFS transporter — translation MGNNHVNDSYKWVILAISFLIMMGFAFSLQALPPLFSQIAKDVSFSNSQEGMLMGAYAIPGIFLPLLIAYMANRFDMKAMILAGLLIMIVGVTAFSLAGFFSLLFFCRLIAGVGATVVIVLAPILITMFFDEKNIGLGMGIFNIAVPTGTVLAANLFGYLGGVVGWRGIMWIIAGYLAVVLALVFFALYLPKNEIGNNSSSSGSSSNIGGNLGVWLLAAIWALANLQLLSYMTFGSKLYQSLGISVQSAGFLTSLIMLVSIFLAPIIGIIFDKTGRKKPYLLIGSFISLVSFAFLAKNILPLPLLALGLGIGFTPIPVFVFAYLPQIVKPHQIGMGMGILTVASNLGTTIGPPALGSILDLTAGNFSIAFMGLSLVSLIIILITWLGLKPVKAGQNYL, via the coding sequence TTGGGTAATAATCATGTGAATGACTCGTATAAATGGGTTATTCTGGCGATCTCTTTTTTAATAATGATGGGTTTTGCTTTTTCCTTGCAGGCACTGCCGCCTTTATTTAGTCAAATTGCAAAGGATGTATCTTTTTCTAACTCCCAGGAAGGTATGTTAATGGGTGCTTACGCTATTCCAGGGATTTTTCTGCCCCTTTTAATAGCTTATATGGCCAACCGATTTGATATGAAGGCAATGATACTTGCAGGGTTACTAATTATGATTGTGGGAGTAACAGCATTTTCTTTAGCCGGTTTTTTTTCACTATTGTTTTTTTGCAGATTAATAGCCGGGGTAGGAGCGACGGTAGTAATAGTACTTGCTCCCATATTAATTACTATGTTTTTTGACGAAAAGAATATCGGTCTTGGTATGGGTATTTTTAACATAGCCGTACCAACAGGTACTGTTTTGGCGGCTAATCTCTTCGGTTATCTTGGAGGAGTTGTAGGATGGAGAGGCATTATGTGGATAATTGCCGGCTATTTGGCAGTGGTTTTAGCTCTGGTATTCTTCGCACTTTATTTACCTAAAAATGAAATCGGGAATAATTCCAGTAGCTCGGGGTCATCCTCAAATATCGGTGGCAATTTGGGTGTTTGGCTGCTTGCTGCTATCTGGGCTTTAGCAAACCTTCAGCTGTTATCTTATATGACCTTTGGCTCCAAGTTGTATCAGTCCCTGGGGATATCTGTCCAAAGTGCCGGATTTCTCACTAGCTTAATCATGCTTGTTTCGATTTTTCTTGCACCTATCATAGGGATAATATTTGATAAAACCGGTCGCAAGAAGCCGTATTTACTTATTGGGTCTTTCATCTCCTTAGTTTCTTTTGCTTTCTTGGCAAAAAATATCCTGCCCTTACCCTTGTTGGCTCTGGGCCTCGGGATAGGATTCACTCCGATACCTGTTTTTGTTTTTGCTTATCTCCCGCAAATAGTTAAACCGCACCAGATAGGAATGGGTATGGGGATACTGACAGTGGCCTCGAATTTAGGTACAACAATAGGGCCACCAGCACTGGGATCCATCCTTGACCTCACAGCGGGGAATTTCTCTATTGCCTTTATGGGATTGTCACTGGTATCATTAATTATCATTCTTATTACCTGGCTGGGGCTGAAACCGGTGAAAGCCGGACAAAATTATTTATAG
- a CDS encoding ArsR/SmtB family transcription factor, translating into MENYIEEQNFFKAFADASRLKIIEVLSLECKSVNEIARLAGLSQPLTSHHLKVLTKAGIARAESRASFNYY; encoded by the coding sequence ATGGAAAATTACATCGAAGAGCAGAACTTTTTTAAAGCCTTTGCAGATGCTAGCCGACTTAAGATAATTGAAGTTCTTTCCTTAGAGTGCAAAAGCGTCAACGAGATAGCGAGGTTGGCGGGTCTTTCCCAGCCCTTAACATCTCACCATCTAAAGGTCTTGACTAAGGCAGGGATAGCCCGTGCGGAAAGCCGCGCAAGCTTTAACTATTACTGA
- a CDS encoding ATP-binding protein gives MKNRDLYLIQLIQYRDKPLIKVITGLRRCGKSTLLSLFENYLIENGVVKDHIIRMNFESFEFDEITSYKELHAYIKERLINNRDKHYILLDEVQQVSSWEKVVNSFLVDANVDIYITGSNAYLLSSELSTLLSGRYVEIKMQPLSFKEYLDFTENDKICNLQEKFNQYLKYGGLPTVVDLMDNPDTIGPFLEGIYNTVLIKDVIKRNGVRDAALLESILKFIAANIGSIVSTKKISDYLTSSGRKTTSDTIDNYLRMLENAFIIYKANRYDLKGKMFLKTLEKYYIVDMGIRNQLAGLRNTDYGHILENLVYLELLRRGYDVTIGKVGKLEVDFVATKADEKIYYQVSATILDEKTRERELRPLESISDNYPKYILTMDQTVFNDYSGIKVKNIIDFLLE, from the coding sequence ATGAAAAATCGAGATCTTTATCTCATACAGCTAATCCAATACAGGGATAAGCCATTAATAAAAGTCATAACCGGATTGAGGCGTTGTGGTAAGTCAACCCTACTTTCTCTTTTTGAGAACTATTTAATAGAAAACGGTGTAGTCAAAGACCATATTATTCGTATGAATTTTGAATCCTTTGAGTTTGATGAAATAACTAGCTACAAAGAACTACATGCCTATATAAAAGAACGACTTATTAATAACCGTGATAAGCATTATATTCTTCTTGACGAAGTACAACAGGTATCATCATGGGAAAAGGTTGTAAATTCATTTCTTGTCGATGCAAATGTCGATATCTATATTACTGGATCCAACGCATACTTACTATCTTCCGAGCTTTCCACATTGCTATCTGGTCGATATGTTGAAATCAAAATGCAGCCATTGTCCTTTAAAGAGTATTTAGATTTCACTGAAAATGATAAAATCTGCAATCTTCAAGAAAAGTTTAATCAATACCTTAAGTATGGTGGACTTCCCACTGTAGTTGATTTAATGGATAATCCAGATACAATAGGTCCCTTCCTGGAAGGGATATACAATACTGTGCTGATCAAAGATGTTATTAAAAGAAATGGTGTAAGAGATGCAGCCCTTCTTGAAAGTATATTAAAATTTATAGCTGCTAATATCGGCAGTATTGTCTCAACTAAAAAAATAAGTGATTATCTGACCAGCAGTGGCAGAAAGACGACCAGTGATACGATCGATAATTATCTTAGAATGCTTGAAAATGCATTCATTATCTACAAAGCAAATCGTTATGACTTAAAGGGGAAGATGTTTCTAAAAACCCTTGAAAAATACTATATTGTAGACATGGGCATTCGCAACCAACTTGCAGGACTGCGTAATACCGATTATGGCCATATTTTAGAAAATCTTGTTTATCTGGAACTATTAAGACGGGGCTACGACGTCACAATTGGAAAAGTTGGTAAATTAGAGGTTGATTTTGTCGCAACTAAAGCAGATGAGAAAATCTATTATCAGGTCTCAGCTACAATTTTAGATGAGAAAACAAGAGAACGAGAATTACGTCCTCTTGAGTCCATATCTGATAATTATCCAAAATATATTCTTACCATGGACCAAACCGTCTTTAATGACTATTCTGGGATCAAAGTAAAAAATATCATAGACTTTCTGCTTGAATAG
- the mbdU gene encoding metal-binding double selenoprotein MbdU: protein MVEMLNNTQSTESCUPPKKDVGQHPMETNANTKTNTKTNAITNTEHCQMCGQPLTYLSVGKELTCHQCGKTEIGNIYCPNDHYICDDCHGKDLFEVILQVIETTPEKNPFMIAEELMGHGRVPMLGCENAWIAAGSFLAALKNEGTLKVTDDQIHEALQRTRKQALGGYCGLTGVCGIAPAMGACFSVILGASCPKDQETSKTMSVVGDVIHAIASHTGPCCCKAFVRVSLDQAVEYAQKYFNVSLETADKDLVCTYVTRHPHGCRMEKCPYYRPDETAEIHCHSNNNYYAEEIQSLSKMEQLQKKALELGAQNAKIIQTDTIAVAEWVQLKCKYGCPLYNKDTLHPPFAPSAEETRKVIKEYDYALLLAGPDGPKLSQKAIMIEHEAYAIGYYKAFALLSLPFGTSPTUQSDQNTTQAESSVPQGKNKDARPLMEACGIDVFKTARDNGFQIDTKKETYGQWNFFALVLLD, encoded by the coding sequence ATGGTTGAAATGTTAAACAATACTCAGTCGACGGAAAGCTGCTGACCTCCGAAGAAGGATGTTGGTCAACACCCTATGGAGACAAATGCTAATACTAAGACTAATACTAAGACTAATGCCATTACTAATACTGAGCACTGTCAAATGTGCGGTCAACCTCTAACCTATTTAAGTGTGGGCAAAGAATTGACCTGCCATCAATGTGGCAAAACTGAAATCGGCAATATTTATTGTCCTAACGACCACTATATTTGTGACGATTGCCACGGAAAAGACCTTTTTGAGGTCATTTTGCAGGTGATTGAAACCACACCGGAAAAGAATCCATTTATGATTGCCGAGGAATTGATGGGTCATGGACGAGTGCCCATGTTGGGTTGTGAGAATGCCTGGATTGCCGCCGGATCATTCCTCGCAGCGCTGAAAAACGAAGGAACACTCAAAGTAACCGACGATCAGATTCATGAGGCTTTGCAGCGCACGAGAAAACAAGCCCTTGGCGGGTATTGCGGATTAACCGGTGTCTGCGGCATTGCTCCAGCCATGGGAGCCTGTTTTAGCGTGATATTAGGAGCATCCTGTCCCAAAGACCAGGAAACATCAAAGACCATGAGCGTGGTCGGGGATGTCATTCATGCCATTGCCTCCCATACGGGCCCATGCTGCTGCAAGGCTTTTGTCAGGGTTTCCCTGGATCAGGCAGTTGAATACGCCCAAAAGTACTTCAATGTTTCCTTGGAAACCGCAGACAAGGATCTGGTATGCACCTATGTGACACGCCATCCCCACGGGTGCCGCATGGAGAAATGCCCTTATTATCGGCCGGATGAAACGGCAGAAATTCATTGTCATTCAAATAATAACTATTATGCGGAAGAGATACAAAGTTTAAGCAAAATGGAACAACTACAGAAAAAAGCACTGGAATTGGGTGCTCAAAACGCCAAGATCATTCAGACAGATACAATTGCCGTTGCAGAATGGGTGCAATTGAAGTGTAAATATGGATGCCCCTTATACAACAAAGATACTTTACATCCTCCATTTGCACCCAGTGCAGAAGAAACCAGGAAAGTAATTAAAGAATATGATTATGCCCTATTACTTGCCGGCCCCGATGGACCTAAACTATCTCAAAAGGCCATTATGATTGAGCATGAGGCCTATGCTATAGGATATTATAAAGCATTTGCTCTATTATCATTGCCCTTTGGTACCAGCCCCACTTGACAATCCGACCAAAACACGACTCAGGCTGAGTCATCCGTACCCCAAGGAAAAAACAAAGATGCCAGACCCTTAATGGAGGCTTGCGGAATTGATGTGTTCAAAACCGCTAGAGATAATGGCTTCCAGATCGATACAAAAAAAGAAACCTATGGTCAATGGAACTTTTTTGCCTTGGTATTGCTTGATTAG
- a CDS encoding anthranilate synthase component I family protein produces the protein MVKPSLKEVRKIAETGKYNVVPVSTEMMSDIKTPIEVLKILKNVSNNCYMLESVTGDEKWGRYTFLGFDPKLEITCINGQMKIGLLSFETEDPGKYIRQVLDQYKSPRFDDLPSFTGGLVGYFSYDYLKYSEPAFTSDVEDPEGFKDVDLMLFDKVIAFDNFRQKITLIANIELADLEKNYNKAMMELENLKKLIKNGKPCLDEPGKLTSEFNPLFDEARYCAMVEKAKHHIREGDIFQIVLSNRLEAGFEGSLLNTYRMLRTINPSPYMFFFASSDIEIAGASPETLVKLENGVLHTFPLAGTRLRGNSEAEDKALEESLLSDPKELAEHNMLVDLGRNDLGRISKFGTVEVSKLHTIERFSHVMHIGSTVCGEIREDKDALDAVDAILPAGTLSGAPKIRACQLINDLENNRRGIYGGAIGYIDFTGNLDTCIAIRIAYKKNNKVFIRSGAGIVADSVPENEYQECINKATVVVNAIKMAEEVES, from the coding sequence ATGGTAAAACCAAGCCTTAAGGAAGTCAGAAAAATTGCCGAAACGGGAAAGTACAATGTTGTTCCTGTGAGTACAGAGATGATGTCCGACATCAAGACACCGATAGAAGTACTCAAAATCCTGAAAAATGTCTCAAACAACTGCTATATGCTGGAATCCGTCACAGGTGATGAAAAATGGGGACGATACACTTTTCTCGGCTTTGATCCAAAGCTTGAAATAACCTGCATTAACGGTCAGATGAAGATTGGTCTGCTTTCTTTTGAGACGGAAGATCCCGGAAAATATATCCGTCAGGTGCTTGATCAATATAAAAGCCCTAGGTTCGATGATCTTCCATCCTTTACCGGTGGGCTGGTGGGGTACTTTTCCTATGATTATCTGAAATATTCGGAACCGGCCTTTACCTCTGATGTCGAGGATCCGGAGGGGTTTAAGGATGTTGACCTGATGCTCTTTGATAAAGTGATCGCATTTGATAATTTTCGGCAGAAAATAACCCTGATCGCAAATATAGAGCTTGCGGATCTTGAGAAAAATTACAATAAGGCCATGATGGAGCTGGAAAACCTGAAGAAGCTGATCAAAAATGGGAAACCCTGTCTGGATGAGCCCGGTAAGCTCACCAGTGAATTTAATCCACTTTTTGATGAGGCCCGGTATTGCGCTATGGTCGAGAAAGCAAAGCATCACATCCGTGAAGGAGATATTTTCCAGATCGTGCTTTCCAATCGCCTCGAGGCCGGATTTGAGGGCAGCCTGCTCAATACTTACAGGATGTTGCGGACGATTAATCCCTCACCATATATGTTTTTTTTCGCTTCCTCGGACATTGAAATTGCCGGGGCATCACCGGAAACCCTGGTCAAACTGGAAAACGGGGTGCTGCACACCTTTCCCCTTGCCGGTACGCGTCTCCGGGGTAATTCGGAGGCAGAGGATAAAGCCTTGGAAGAGAGCCTTCTTAGTGACCCCAAGGAGCTGGCGGAGCACAACATGCTGGTGGATCTGGGACGAAACGATCTCGGCAGAATCAGTAAATTCGGCACCGTTGAGGTGAGTAAGCTGCACACCATTGAACGATTTTCCCACGTCATGCACATCGGGTCAACTGTATGCGGTGAAATACGGGAAGATAAAGATGCCCTGGATGCGGTAGATGCCATACTTCCCGCAGGTACCCTTTCCGGGGCGCCGAAAATACGTGCCTGTCAGCTGATCAATGACCTGGAAAACAACAGGCGCGGAATTTATGGCGGAGCCATCGGGTATATTGATTTTACCGGAAATCTGGATACCTGCATCGCCATCCGCATCGCTTATAAGAAAAACAACAAGGTTTTTATCCGAAGCGGCGCGGGGATTGTCGCCGATTCTGTTCCGGAGAATGAATATCAGGAATGCATCAACAAGGCGACGGTAGTTGTCAATGCTATTAAAATGGCGGAGGAGGTGGAATCATGA